A DNA window from Phoenix dactylifera cultivar Barhee BC4 chromosome 13, palm_55x_up_171113_PBpolish2nd_filt_p, whole genome shotgun sequence contains the following coding sequences:
- the LOC103721980 gene encoding pectin acetylesterase 5-like isoform X1 translates to MVELGRRIRRFGVWIRRGGTERAIAGSGLAVLLLAVFITVSLWGRERRLVGPSGGAVVDLTLLENADEKGALCLDGSPPGYHVQKGFGSGSDSWLLHLEGGGWCNSVESCTERTMTRFGSSRYMEREAFVGILSNIQSENPDFYNWNKVKVRYCDGASFAGEGETEVQNGKKLYFRGLRIWKAIMQDLLLKGLENAKEAFLTGCSAGGLATFIHCDDFRALLPKEVTVKCLADAGFFIDEKDISGKRTIRSFYNDVVRLQNVGKNLPKECISRMEASQCFFPEEIVNNINTPLFILNSAYDSWQVQHILAPEESDSQQLWRKCKMNIHDCDSSQIEVLQGFRNALLKDLREFQKNSNGGMLINSCFIHCYSMTSNTWHSLDSPKVNNKTIAEAIGDWYFNRREVKDIDCPYPCNPTCVEPIY, encoded by the exons ATGGTGGAGTTGGGGAGGAGGATCCGGCGGTTTGGCGTCTGGATCCGGCGAGGGGGCACCGAACGCGCGATCGCCGGTTCCGGATTAGCCGTTCTTTTGCTCGCCGTCTTCATCACGGTGAGCTTGTGGGGGCGGGAGCGCCGCCTCGTCGGTCCGAGCGGAGGGGCTGTCGTCGATCTCACTCTCCTGGAGAACGCGGACGAGAAGGGCGCGC TGTGTTTAGATGGAAGCCCTCCAGGGTACCATGTCCAGAAGGGTTTCGGTTCTGGCTCAGATAGCTGGCTTCTGCACTTGGAG GGCGGAGGTTGGTGCAATAGCGTGGAATCATGCACTGAACGCACAATGACACGATTTGGCTCATCTCGCTACATGGAACGTGAGGCCTTTGTTGGCATTTTAAGCAATATCCAATCAGAAAATCCTG ACTTCTATAACTGGAACAAAGTAAAGGTACGGTATTGTGATGGTGCCTCTTTCGCCGGGGAAGGGGAAACAGAAGTCCAG AATGGAAAGAAGCTCTATTTCCGAGGACTGCGTATTTGGAAAGCAATTATGCAAGATCTCTTACTGAAAGGCCTTGAAAATGCTAAAGAG GCCTTTCTTACTGGATGCTCTGCTGGCGGTCTAGCAACTTTCATACATTGTGATGATTTTCGTGCACTTCTACCTAAGGAGGTCACTGTTAAGTGTCTTGCAGATGCGGGGTTTTTTATTGATGA GAAGGATATTTCTGGGAAAAGGACGATAAGATCTTTCTATAATGATGTTGTTCGCCTCCAG AATGTAGGAAAAAATTTGCCAAAGGAGTGCATCTCTAGGATGGAAGCATCCCAG TGTTTCTTTCCAGAGGAGATAGTTAACAACATAAACACCCCACTTTTCATTCTTAACTCAGCCTATGACTCTTGGCAG GTACAGCATATTTTGGCACCCGAAGAATCTGATTCTCAGCAACTATGGCGAAAATGCAAAATGAATATTCATGATTGTGATTCCAGCCAGATTGAAGTCCTCCAGG GATTCAGGAATGCATTACTTAAAGACttgagagaatttcagaaaaacAGTAATGGAGGCATGCTTATAAATTCATGCTTCATACACTGTTACTCGATGACTAGTAACACATGGCACTCCCTAGATTCTCCGAAAGTTAACAATAAG ACAATTGCCGAGGCTATTGGAGACTGGTATTTTAACAGAAGAGAAGTTAAAGATATTGACTGCCCCTATCCATGCAATCCCACATGTGTGGAACCTATTTATTAG
- the LOC103721980 gene encoding pectin acetylesterase 5-like isoform X2: MVELGRRIRRFGVWIRRGGTERAIAGSGLAVLLLAVFITVSLWGRERRLVGPSGGAVVDLTLLENADEKGALCLDGSPPGYHVQKGFGSGSDSWLLHLEGGGWCNSVESCTERTMTRFGSSRYMEREAFVGILSNIQSENPDFYNWNKVKVRYCDGASFAGEGETEVQNGKKLYFRGLRIWKAIMQDLLLKGLENAKEAFLTGCSAGGLATFIHCDDFRALLPKEVTVKCLADAGFFIDEKDISGKRTIRSFYNDVVRLQNVGKNLPKECISRMEASQCFFPEEIVNNINTPLFILNSAYDSWQVQHILAPEESDSQQLWRKCKMNIHDCDSSQIEVLQGFRNALLKDLREFQKNSNGGMLINSCFIHCYSMTSNTWHSLDSPKVNNKGNHDSSLE, translated from the exons ATGGTGGAGTTGGGGAGGAGGATCCGGCGGTTTGGCGTCTGGATCCGGCGAGGGGGCACCGAACGCGCGATCGCCGGTTCCGGATTAGCCGTTCTTTTGCTCGCCGTCTTCATCACGGTGAGCTTGTGGGGGCGGGAGCGCCGCCTCGTCGGTCCGAGCGGAGGGGCTGTCGTCGATCTCACTCTCCTGGAGAACGCGGACGAGAAGGGCGCGC TGTGTTTAGATGGAAGCCCTCCAGGGTACCATGTCCAGAAGGGTTTCGGTTCTGGCTCAGATAGCTGGCTTCTGCACTTGGAG GGCGGAGGTTGGTGCAATAGCGTGGAATCATGCACTGAACGCACAATGACACGATTTGGCTCATCTCGCTACATGGAACGTGAGGCCTTTGTTGGCATTTTAAGCAATATCCAATCAGAAAATCCTG ACTTCTATAACTGGAACAAAGTAAAGGTACGGTATTGTGATGGTGCCTCTTTCGCCGGGGAAGGGGAAACAGAAGTCCAG AATGGAAAGAAGCTCTATTTCCGAGGACTGCGTATTTGGAAAGCAATTATGCAAGATCTCTTACTGAAAGGCCTTGAAAATGCTAAAGAG GCCTTTCTTACTGGATGCTCTGCTGGCGGTCTAGCAACTTTCATACATTGTGATGATTTTCGTGCACTTCTACCTAAGGAGGTCACTGTTAAGTGTCTTGCAGATGCGGGGTTTTTTATTGATGA GAAGGATATTTCTGGGAAAAGGACGATAAGATCTTTCTATAATGATGTTGTTCGCCTCCAG AATGTAGGAAAAAATTTGCCAAAGGAGTGCATCTCTAGGATGGAAGCATCCCAG TGTTTCTTTCCAGAGGAGATAGTTAACAACATAAACACCCCACTTTTCATTCTTAACTCAGCCTATGACTCTTGGCAG GTACAGCATATTTTGGCACCCGAAGAATCTGATTCTCAGCAACTATGGCGAAAATGCAAAATGAATATTCATGATTGTGATTCCAGCCAGATTGAAGTCCTCCAGG GATTCAGGAATGCATTACTTAAAGACttgagagaatttcagaaaaacAGTAATGGAGGCATGCTTATAAATTCATGCTTCATACACTGTTACTCGATGACTAGTAACACATGGCACTCCCTAGATTCTCCGAAAGTTAACAATAAG GGAAATCATGATTCTTCACTTGAATAA
- the LOC103721981 gene encoding pectin acetylesterase 5-like, producing MTPGASMAVHRVRLWWWRRGGRDRAIVALGFTALLLALFVTLASWLRVSALAAATQPPAASTDPALVHLTLVRNAKKKGAVCLDGSPPGYHLQRGFGSGKDSWLILLEGGGWCSTVASCTSRKMTALGSSRYMERQIPFVGILSNIPSQNPDFLNWNKVRVRYCDGASYSGNVKSDIHNGTKLFFRGQRIWEAIMDELLMKGLANAKQAFLTGCSAGGLATLIHCEDFRALLPEEVTVKCLADAGFFLDEMDISRRRFIRSFYDDVVRLQDVGKKFQDCLSRMEPSQCFFAREIIKNINTPLFILNPAYDVWQIQHILAPESSDNQQSWLRCKLNIHNCDSNQIESLQGFRTALLNGLSDFQHNKNGGIFINSCFVHCQTMNGITWRSPNSPKINNKTIAEAVGDWYFNRREVKEIDCAYPCNPTCINLNLMHPFKM from the exons ATGACGCCCGGCGCCTCGATGGCCGTCCACCGAGTTCGCCTCTGGTGGTGGAGGCGAGGCGGCCGAGACCGCGCGATCGTCGCGCTGGGCTTCACTGCCCTCCTCCTCGCCCTCTTCGTCACCCTCGCCTCCTGGCTCCGCGTGAGTGCCCTCGCCGCCGCAACTCAACCGCCCGCTGCCTCCACCGACCCCGCCCTCGTCCATCTCACCCTCGTGCGTAACGCCAAGAAAAAAGGCGCCG TGTGTTTAGATGGAAGTCCTCCTGGGTATCACCTGCAGAGGGGTTTCGGTTCCGGCAAGGACAGTTGGCTTATCCTCTTAGAG GGCGGAGGTTGGTGCAGTACTGTGGCATCATGCACTTCACGCAAAATGACTGCATTGGGTTCTTCACGTTACATGGAACGCCAAATTCCTTTTGTTGGCATTTTAAGCAACATTCCATCTCAAAATCCTG ATTTCCTTAACTGGAACAAAGTCAGGGTACGATATTGTGATGGTGCATCTTATTCTGGAAATGTTAAAAGTGACATTCAT AATGGAACAAAGCTATTCTTTAGAGGGCAGCGTATTTGGGAAGCAATCATGGATGAACTCTTAATGAAAGGACTTGCAAATGCTAAACAG GCCTTTCTTACAGGGTGCTCTGCTGGTGGTCTAGCTACTCTCATACATTGTGAAGATTTTCGCGCACTTCTGCCTGAGGAGGTCACTGTTAAATGTCTTGCAGATGCCGGCTTTTTTCTTGATGA GATGGATATTTCTAGGAGAAGGTTCATCCGGTCTTTCTATGATGATGTTGTCCGTCTTCAG GATGTAGGAAAGAAATTTCAGGATTGCCTCTCAAGGATGGAACCATCTCAG TGTTTCTTTGCACGTGAGATTATTAAGAACATAAACACCCCACTCTTTATTCTCAACCCAGCTTATGACGTTTGGCAG ATACAGCACATTTTGGCACCAGAGTCATCTGATAATCAACAATCATGGCTAAGATGTAAGCTGAACATTCACAATTGTGATTCCAACCAGATTGAATCCCTTCAAG GATTCAGGACTGCCCTGCTTAATGGCTTGAGTGATTTTCAGCATAACAAGAATGGGGGCATATTTATAAATTCTTGCTTTGTACACTGTCAGACAATGAACGGTATCACATGGCGCTCTCCAAATTCCCCAAAAATTAACAATAAG ACAATTGCAGAAGCAGTGGGAGACTGGTACTTTAATAGAAGGGAAGTGAAGGAAATTGATTGTGCATATCCGTGCAATCCCACATGTATCAATTTGAATCTTATGCATCCTTTCAAGATGTAA